In a genomic window of Synergistaceae bacterium:
- a CDS encoding pyridoxal phosphate-dependent aminotransferase: MKFSERVKAMQSSPVRRLLPYAEAARAKGKKIYPLNIGQPDIKTPESFLKSIREFSQEVIAYATSQGNNDLRDAMSRYYKEFEIPLEREDIIVTAGGSEALLFAFMTMCDPNDEVLIPEPFYANYNAFAQSVNVKVAPITTKAEEGFHLPPKEQIESLINPRTRAILVANPGNPTGTIYTLDEMNMLAELALKHNLYIVADEVYREFVYDGLKYTSFGHMPEIKDRVIIVDSVSKRYSACGARIGCIATKNKDFMAQVLKIAQGRLCVPTLEQVGATALYNTPKSYLEEVNKEYQARRNTLYAALQKMPGVICSEPKGAFYVMVKLPVDDAEKFIIWMLENFDVDGETLMAAAGEGFYATPGLGKQEFRLAYVLKNEELVKAMDVLKLALEAYPGRVEPVAAG, encoded by the coding sequence GTGAAGTTTTCCGAAAGAGTCAAGGCCATGCAGTCGTCTCCTGTACGCAGACTGCTGCCCTACGCCGAAGCGGCAAGGGCCAAGGGGAAGAAGATCTACCCACTCAACATCGGACAGCCCGACATCAAAACACCCGAGTCATTCCTCAAGTCCATCAGGGAGTTCTCGCAGGAAGTCATAGCCTACGCCACCTCCCAGGGCAACAACGACCTGCGCGACGCGATGAGCCGCTACTACAAAGAGTTCGAGATTCCCTTAGAGAGGGAGGACATAATCGTAACCGCGGGCGGCAGCGAGGCGCTTCTTTTCGCGTTCATGACCATGTGCGACCCTAACGACGAGGTGCTGATTCCCGAGCCCTTCTACGCCAATTATAACGCTTTTGCCCAGAGTGTGAACGTCAAGGTCGCGCCGATCACTACGAAAGCTGAAGAGGGCTTCCATCTTCCTCCCAAGGAGCAGATCGAGTCCCTGATCAATCCGCGCACCCGCGCCATCCTCGTCGCCAACCCCGGCAACCCGACCGGCACCATCTACACCCTCGACGAGATGAACATGCTAGCCGAGCTCGCCCTGAAGCACAACCTCTACATCGTCGCCGACGAAGTCTACCGCGAGTTCGTCTACGACGGCCTCAAGTACACAAGCTTCGGACACATGCCGGAGATCAAGGACAGGGTCATCATAGTAGACTCGGTCTCAAAGCGCTACAGCGCCTGCGGCGCCCGCATAGGCTGCATAGCCACCAAGAACAAGGACTTCATGGCCCAGGTCCTGAAGATAGCCCAGGGACGCCTCTGCGTGCCTACGCTCGAGCAGGTCGGCGCCACCGCCCTCTACAACACACCGAAGTCCTACCTCGAAGAGGTCAACAAGGAGTACCAGGCGCGCCGCAACACACTCTACGCGGCCCTTCAGAAGATGCCCGGCGTAATCTGCTCGGAGCCCAAGGGCGCCTTCTACGTCATGGTAAAGCTCCCGGTCGACGACGCGGAGAAGTTCATCATCTGGATGCTGGAGAACTTCGACGTCGACGGGGAGACCCTGATGGCCGCCGCCGGAGAGGGCTTCTACGCCACCCCGGGCCTCGGCAAGCAGGAGTTCCGCCTTGCCTACGTCCTCAAGAACGAGGAACTGGTCAAGGCCATGGACGTGCTGAAGCTCGCCCTCGAGGCCTACCCTGGCAGGGTCGAGCCAGTGGCCGCTGGCTAG